A genomic segment from Aquibium oceanicum encodes:
- a CDS encoding cytochrome c biogenesis CcdA family protein → MAIDVSAVGLLTAIVAGAISFVSPCVLPLVPGYLSFVSSGVDPASRQLGDRIKVVWSALFFIAGFSTVFVLLGLGAQAFGGILLRYNVEANLLGGALLVCFGLVMTGLIKIPALLRELRLPGPQTISGPTGAYTLGLTFAFGWTPCIGPVLGSILTLAAVSAGSGAVLLAAYSVGLGIPFLIVAVAFSSIAAGFKRMRYAGHILNILAGSIMIVMGILMMTGRLTLIAFWLLERFPGLGYIG, encoded by the coding sequence TTGGCGATCGATGTCTCAGCCGTCGGACTTCTCACGGCCATTGTTGCGGGTGCCATATCATTCGTTTCCCCATGCGTTCTCCCGCTTGTGCCGGGCTATCTTTCGTTCGTGTCCAGCGGCGTCGATCCTGCGTCCAGGCAGCTTGGGGATCGCATCAAGGTCGTCTGGTCAGCGCTCTTCTTCATAGCCGGATTCTCCACCGTCTTCGTGTTGCTGGGGCTTGGGGCGCAGGCGTTCGGCGGCATTCTCCTTCGATACAATGTTGAGGCAAATCTCCTTGGCGGGGCGCTGCTCGTTTGTTTCGGCCTTGTGATGACCGGCCTGATCAAGATACCGGCGCTGCTCAGAGAGTTAAGACTGCCGGGGCCGCAGACCATATCGGGGCCAACCGGAGCCTATACGCTTGGACTTACATTCGCTTTTGGATGGACGCCGTGCATTGGTCCGGTCCTCGGCTCGATCCTTACCCTTGCAGCGGTGTCTGCCGGAAGCGGCGCGGTCCTCCTGGCAGCCTATAGCGTTGGGTTGGGAATTCCCTTTCTGATAGTTGCGGTCGCCTTCAGCAGCATCGCAGCCGGGTTCAAGAGAATGCGATATGCCGGCCATATCCTCAACATCCTTGCCGGCAGCATCATGATCGTCATGGGGATATTGATGATGACGGGCCGCCTCACTCTGATCGCATTCTGGCTGCTCGAGCGCTTTCCTGGACTGGGCTACATCGGCTAG